Proteins encoded in a region of the Fundulus heteroclitus isolate FHET01 chromosome 2, MU-UCD_Fhet_4.1, whole genome shotgun sequence genome:
- the LOC105929720 gene encoding aminopeptidase N yields the protein MAKGFFISKAVGIAGIFVGIAALSTIIALSVVYSQERSKNNQVSPTDGGGGTTTKPTPTPSNEPWDQYRLPKTLVPDHYNVTLWPRLKPDPTTQLYIFTGVSSVEFECVEDTDLILIHSNKLNYTTLENGKFAKLSAVNSASVPSISSSWLQTETQYLVLQLDGKLVKGQRYQLYTEFTGELADDLGGFYRSVYTENGVQKVLATTQMQPTDARKAFPCFDEPALKAYFFITLIHELETVALSNGRETGTTTVTLDGQTVLKTEFERTEKMSTYLLAFIVSDYGHISSTIDKVNIRIFARKPAIAAGQGDYALNITGPILKFFENYYNSTYPLPKSDQIAIPDFNAGAMENWGLITYRETALLYDEEFSSNSNKERIATIIAHELAHMWFGNLVTLRWWNDLWLNEGFASYVEYLGADKAEPSWNVKDLIVLGDVHRVFAVDALTSSHPLSSKEEDIQKPAQISELFDAISYSKGASVLRMLSDFLTEDVFTKGLQSYLQQFAFGNTVYTDLWKHLQMAVDTSAVDLPSSVNDIMNTWVLQMGFPVVTIDTSTGLVSQKHFLLDPDAEVTTPSEFNYEWIVPIKWMKTGAVQNPKWLSAKSATISEMVTGGSDWLLANLDVVGYYRVNYDDSNWSKLLNALNTNHSVIPVINRAQLVDDAFNLARAKIIPTVQALETTMYLKNERDYMPWESALNNLDFFFLMFDRSEVYGPMQDYLRSQVTPLFQHYKTITSNWSEVPKGHMDQYNQVNAISLACNTGLKECQDLVQGWFKQWMDTDINPIHANLRSTVYCNAIAAGGATEWNFAWEKFKNATIAIEADKLRAALACTKQPWLLNRYLEYTVDPDQIRKQDGTSTIIYIAQNVVGQSLAWDFVRARWNYIFTQYGGGSFSFSNLINGVTKRFSTEFELQQLRQFKEDNAEVGFGSGTLAVDQSIERTQANMKWIEENKANVLKWFTDATKVTA from the exons ATGGCGAAAGGTTTCTTCATCAGTAAAGCTGTTGGAATAGCAGGGATCTTCGTAGGAATAGCTGCTCTCTCCACCATCATTGCTCTGTCTGTCGTTTACTCTCAGGAGAGATCCAAAAACAACCAGGTATCACCaactgatggaggaggaggaaccaCCACTAAACCCACACCTACCCCTTCCAACGAGCCGTGGGACCAATACCGGTTGCCAAAAACCCTGGTGCCGGACCACTACAATGTGACTCTGTGGCCTCGACTGAAACCAGATCCGACCACTCAGCTTTACATCTTTACAG GGGTTTCATCTGTGGAGTTTGAGTGCGTGGAAGACACAGACCTCATTCTCATCCACTCTAATAAGCTGAACTACACCACCCTGGAAAATGGGAAGTTCGCGAAACTCTCGGCCGTCAACAGTGCCAGCGTGCCGTCCATCAGTTCCTCCTGGCTGCAGACGGAGACCCAGTACCTGGTGCTGCAGCTGGACGGTAAACTGGTGAAGGGCCAAAGGTACCAACTCTACACGGAGTTCACCGGAGAGCTGGCCGATGATCTGGGAGGTTTCTACAGGAGTGTGTACACGGAGAACGGAGTGCAGAA GGTTCTGGCGACCACCCAGATGCAGCCCACAGACGCCAGGAAGGCTTTCCCCTGCTTCGACGAGCCGGCGCTGAAAGCTTATTTCTTCATCACTCTGATCCACGAGCTGGAAACTGTGGCTCTGTCCAACGGCAGAGAAACGG GAACCACAACTGTCACTTTGGATGGTCAAACGGTGCTAAAGACGGAATTTGAACGCACAGAGAAGATGTCCACCTACCTGCTGGCCTTCATCGTCAGCGACTACGGCCACATCAGCAGCACCATCGACAAAGTCAAC ATCCGGATCTTTGCCCGGAAGCCCGCCATCGCTGCCGGCCAAGGGGACTACGCTCTCAACATAACCGGACCCATTCTTAAATTTTTTGAGAACTACTACAACTCCACGTACCCGCTGCCCAAATCTG ACCAGATAGCCATCCCTGATTTTAACGCGGGAGCCATGGAGAACTGGGGTCTGATCACCTACAGAGAGACGGCGCTGCTGTACGACGAGGAGTTCTCCTCCAACTCCAACAAGGAGAGGATCGCCACCATCATAGCTCACGAACTGGCCCACATG TGGTTCGGTAACCTGGTCACTCTGCGCTGGTGGAACGACTTGTGGCTGAACGAAGGCTTTGCGTCGTACGTGGAGTACCTGGGAGCAGACAAGGCTGAACCCTCTTGGAACGTG AAAGACCTCATCGTCCTTGGTGACGTCCACAGAGTTTTTGCTGTGGACGCTCTGACGTCGTCTCATCCGCTGTCCTCCAAAGAAGAAGACATCCAGAAACCAGCTCAGATCAGCGAGCTTTTTGATGCGATCTCATACAGCAAG GGAGCGTCTGTCCTCAGGATGCTGTCAGACTTCCTGACTGAGGACGTCTTCACCAAAGGACTCCAG AGCTACCTGCAGCAGTTTGCTTTTGGGAACACCGTCTACACAGACCTGTGGAAGCACCTGCAGATG GCCGTGGACACGAGTGCGGTCGACCTTCCCTCCAGTGTCAACGACATCATGAACACTTGGGTGCTGCAGATGGGCTTCCCTGTGGTCACCATTGATACCTCCACCGGCCTCGTTTCCCAGAAGCACTTCCTGCTGGATCCAGACGCTGAAGTTACCACTCCGTCTGAATTCAA ctaTGAGTGGATCGTTCCAATCAAATGGATGAAGACTGGAGCCGTCCAGAACCCCAAGTGGCTGTCGGCGAAATCAG CTACCATTAGCGAGATGGTGACCGGTGGTTCTGACTGGTTGCTGGCCAACCTTGACGTGGTTGGTTACTACAGAGTCAACTACGACGACAGCAACTGGAGCAAACTGCTAAACGCTCTGAACACCAACCACAGC GTCATCCCAGTGATCAACAGAGCTCAGCTGGTGGACGATGCCTTCAACCTGGCCAG AGCCAAGATCATCCCTACAGTGCAAGCGCTCGAAACCACCATGTACCTGAAGAACGAGAGGGATTACATGCCGTGGGAGTCTGCTCTGAACAACCTGGACTTCTTCTTCCTGATGTTCGATCGCAGCGAAGTCTACGGACCCATGCAG GATTACCTGAGGAGTCAGGTCACCCCTCTGTTCCAGCATTACAAAACCATAACGTCGAACTGGTCCGAGGTACCAAAGGGACACATGGACCA ATACAATCAGGTGAATGCCATCAGCCTGGCCTGTAACACCGGTCTGAAGGAATGTCAAGATCTGGTCCAAGGGTGGTTCAAACAGTGGATGGACACGGACATCAACCC GATCCACGCCAACCTGCGCTCCACTGTGTACTGTAACGCCATCGCAGCGGGCGGCGCCACAGAGTGGAACTTTGCCTGGGAGAAGTTCAAGAACGCCACCATCGCCATCGAAGCCGATAAACTGCGCGCCGCGTTGGCCTGCACCAAACAGCCGTGGCTGCTGAACAG GTATCTGGAGTACACTGTGGATCCGGACCAGATCCGGAAGCAGGACGGTACCTCGACCATCATCTACATCGCCCAGAACGTGGTCGGTCAGTCTCTGGCGTGGGACTTCGTCAGGGCTCGGTGGAATTACATCTTCACTCA